In Coleofasciculus chthonoplastes PCC 7420, the following are encoded in one genomic region:
- a CDS encoding SpoIIE family protein phosphatase: MSRDHFLDIYDLSLNKKGEELCGDQVKFIKTKDKTTIVLSDGLGSGVKANILATLTTEILITMLNADLPLTEVIETVIGTLPICSVRKIAYATFTIIRINHKTNKFKVINFDNPPIFHFRKGKPVPVETRTEKILEKDIVISEGHLERGDFLGAISDGVLYAGLGAVLNFGWGWENIAKYIESLYIRDTYTARNIVRKVIGETHNLYQGKIGDDATFVGVCVRKRNELMIFTGPPLDQRHDQVYVERLLNFEGRKVICGGTTGNIVGKYLGEEVEMDIATMRPDLPPIGKLSQIDLVTEGILTISKSLEILKKCKCDIDRLPSDRNGAALLAKEILMADSVLFLVGQKINEFYQNPLLPKNISIRRNLVEEVVKYLQNHKKEVQLEYC, encoded by the coding sequence ATGAGTCGTGATCATTTTCTAGATATCTATGATTTAAGCTTAAATAAAAAGGGAGAGGAACTATGTGGCGATCAGGTTAAGTTTATCAAGACGAAGGATAAAACGACGATTGTTTTATCGGATGGGTTGGGAAGTGGTGTCAAGGCGAATATCCTGGCAACGCTGACGACGGAAATCTTGATCACCATGTTGAATGCCGATCTGCCTCTAACTGAGGTAATTGAAACGGTGATTGGTACGTTGCCAATTTGTAGTGTCCGGAAAATTGCTTACGCCACGTTTACTATAATTCGGATTAATCATAAAACTAATAAATTTAAAGTTATAAACTTTGACAACCCCCCCATTTTTCATTTTAGGAAAGGAAAACCTGTCCCGGTTGAAACGCGAACCGAGAAAATTCTGGAGAAAGACATTGTTATTTCCGAAGGGCATTTAGAACGGGGAGATTTCCTGGGGGCGATTAGTGATGGCGTCTTGTATGCGGGGCTGGGTGCGGTCTTAAATTTTGGCTGGGGCTGGGAAAATATTGCCAAATACATTGAAAGCCTATATATTCGGGATACCTACACTGCTCGTAATATTGTCCGTAAAGTGATTGGCGAAACGCACAACCTCTATCAAGGGAAAATTGGGGATGATGCCACGTTTGTGGGCGTCTGTGTGCGAAAGCGTAATGAGTTAATGATTTTTACTGGACCCCCTCTAGATCAACGTCACGATCAGGTTTATGTGGAACGCTTATTAAATTTTGAGGGGAGAAAAGTGATCTGTGGTGGCACCACGGGGAATATTGTGGGGAAATATCTGGGTGAAGAGGTGGAAATGGATATTGCCACGATGCGACCAGATTTGCCGCCGATTGGTAAGTTAAGCCAAATTGACCTGGTAACTGAAGGGATATTAACGATCTCCAAAAGCCTAGAAATCTTAAAAAAATGTAAATGTGATATCGATCGCCTACCGAGTGATCGCAATGGGGCGGCGCTTCTGGCTAAGGAAATCTTGATGGCGGATTCGGTACTTTTCTTGGTGGGGCAGAAAATTAACGAATTTTACCAAAATCCGCTGTTACCCAAAAACATTTCCATCCGCCGAAATTTAGTAGAAGAGGTAGTGAAGTATTTGCAAAATCACAAAAAAGAAGTCCAGTTAGAATACTGCTAA
- the pflB gene encoding formate C-acetyltransferase: MVGTVVPNTSTTQKHETASALCEQWQDFNPGKWTNEINVRDFIQKNYTPYTEDDSFLAGVTERTKTLWQNVCDLMQQEREKGILDVDTKVPTSITAHSPGYIDQNLEQIVGIQTDKPLKRAIMPLGGIRVVKKSLEAYGYQLDPQTEEIFTQYRKTHNDGVFDAYTREMRKARHSGIITGLPDAYGRGRIIGDYRRVALYGITRLIADKKQQQDSLEFDAIDESVIQQREEISEQIRALNELQEMAASYGCDISRPAATAQEAVQWTYFGYLGAVKEQNGAAMSLGRVSTFLDIYVERDLNNGTLNESEAQELIDHFVMKLRMVRFLRAPAYNELFSGDPVWVTEAIGGMGEDGRPLVTKTSFRFLHTLYNLGPAPEPNLTVLWSERLPMNFKRFCAKVSVETSSIQYENDDLMRSHYGDDYGIACCVSGMPIGKQMQFFGARVNLAKALLYAINGGKDEKAGEQIGPELAAITSEYLDYDEVMGKFDQMIEWLAKLYVNTLNVIHYMHDKYCYERLEMALHDRDVYRTMACGIAGLSVVGDALSAIKYAKVKVIRNDQGLAVDYEVEGDYPKFGNNDDQVDDITANLVKAFMDKIRKNKTYRGAVPTQSILTITSNVVYGKKTGSTPDGRKAGEPFAPGANPMHGRDSNGAIAALASVAKLPYEHAQDGISYTFSIVPQALGKTDEAKVTNLVGMLDGYFHDEGHHININVFNRDTLLDAMDHPEKYPQLTIRVSGYAVNFIKLTREQQLDVINRTFHERI, translated from the coding sequence ATGGTTGGGACAGTCGTACCTAACACATCTACTACGCAAAAGCATGAGACAGCTAGCGCCTTATGCGAACAATGGCAGGATTTTAATCCCGGTAAATGGACGAATGAAATTAATGTCCGGGATTTTATCCAAAAGAACTACACCCCCTATACAGAAGACGATTCTTTCCTTGCCGGAGTAACGGAACGGACGAAAACCCTCTGGCAAAATGTCTGCGATTTGATGCAGCAAGAGCGGGAAAAAGGTATTTTAGATGTCGATACCAAAGTCCCCACCAGTATCACCGCCCATTCACCGGGTTATATTGATCAAAACCTGGAACAAATTGTCGGTATCCAAACCGATAAACCTTTAAAACGGGCAATTATGCCCTTGGGTGGTATCCGAGTGGTCAAGAAATCCCTGGAAGCTTACGGCTATCAGCTTGATCCCCAAACGGAAGAGATTTTCACTCAGTATCGCAAAACCCATAATGATGGGGTGTTTGATGCCTATACACGGGAAATGCGAAAAGCACGACATTCTGGCATTATTACGGGATTACCGGATGCTTATGGTCGGGGTCGAATTATTGGGGACTATCGCCGGGTGGCATTATATGGAATCACCCGTTTAATTGCTGATAAAAAACAGCAGCAAGATTCTCTGGAATTCGATGCGATTGATGAGTCGGTTATTCAGCAACGGGAAGAAATTTCTGAACAAATCCGGGCGCTAAATGAACTTCAGGAAATGGCAGCTAGCTATGGCTGTGATATTAGCCGTCCGGCGGCAACTGCCCAAGAAGCGGTACAGTGGACGTACTTTGGCTATTTGGGTGCGGTGAAGGAACAAAATGGCGCGGCGATGTCCTTGGGACGGGTGTCTACGTTCCTGGATATTTATGTGGAACGGGATTTAAATAATGGCACGCTGAATGAATCCGAGGCGCAGGAATTAATTGACCATTTTGTGATGAAACTGCGGATGGTGCGCTTCCTGCGGGCGCCGGCTTATAACGAACTGTTCTCTGGTGACCCAGTTTGGGTAACCGAAGCCATTGGCGGAATGGGTGAAGATGGTCGTCCGTTGGTAACGAAGACGAGTTTCCGTTTCTTGCATACGCTTTATAACTTAGGTCCGGCACCGGAACCGAATTTAACGGTACTGTGGTCAGAACGGCTACCGATGAACTTTAAGCGGTTCTGCGCCAAGGTATCGGTAGAAACCAGTTCGATTCAGTATGAGAACGATGACCTGATGCGATCGCACTATGGTGATGATTATGGCATTGCCTGCTGTGTATCGGGAATGCCGATTGGCAAACAGATGCAGTTCTTTGGCGCACGGGTTAACCTGGCGAAAGCCTTACTCTATGCGATTAATGGCGGTAAGGATGAAAAAGCGGGCGAACAAATCGGTCCGGAACTAGCAGCGATTACCTCAGAGTACCTCGATTATGACGAGGTGATGGGAAAATTCGACCAAATGATCGAGTGGTTGGCGAAACTCTACGTCAATACCTTGAATGTAATCCACTATATGCACGATAAATATTGTTATGAGCGTTTGGAAATGGCGCTGCATGACCGGGATGTTTATCGGACAATGGCATGTGGGATTGCTGGCTTGTCGGTGGTTGGCGATGCGTTATCGGCGATTAAATATGCCAAGGTGAAAGTTATTCGCAATGATCAGGGTCTCGCCGTAGACTATGAAGTGGAAGGAGATTATCCCAAGTTTGGCAATAACGATGATCAGGTGGATGACATTACTGCCAACCTGGTGAAAGCGTTTATGGATAAAATCCGCAAGAATAAGACCTATCGCGGCGCTGTTCCTACCCAGTCGATTCTGACGATTACCTCCAATGTAGTGTACGGGAAGAAGACCGGAAGTACCCCTGATGGGCGCAAAGCTGGGGAACCCTTTGCCCCAGGTGCGAACCCGATGCATGGTCGTGATAGCAATGGCGCGATCGCAGCGTTGGCTTCAGTGGCGAAACTACCGTATGAACATGCCCAAGATGGGATTTCTTATACGTTCTCCATTGTGCCGCAAGCGTTGGGTAAGACGGATGAGGCGAAGGTGACTAATTTGGTGGGAATGCTGGATGGGTATTTCCATGACGAAGGTCATCATATCAATATCAATGTCTTCAATCGCGATACCCTGCTTGATGCGATGGATCATCCAGAGAAATACCCGCAGTTAACGATTCGGGTATCGGGTTATGCGGTGAACTTTATTAAGTTAACCCGCGAACAACAACTGGATGTGATTAACCGCACATTCCACGAACGGATTTAG
- a CDS encoding (2Fe-2S) ferredoxin domain-containing protein → MDGKENLYLCMGSACHQLGVYEVLPKIQQLISTYNLEDKVELKGSFCLETCSAGIVMKFKDKFFVNINANNVEQKFKQEILPCIQ, encoded by the coding sequence ATGGATGGGAAAGAAAATCTCTATTTATGTATGGGTTCAGCCTGTCATCAATTGGGTGTTTATGAAGTATTACCCAAAATTCAGCAGTTGATTAGCACATACAATTTGGAGGATAAAGTTGAATTAAAGGGTTCCTTTTGTTTGGAAACCTGTAGCGCTGGTATTGTGATGAAGTTTAAGGATAAATTTTTTGTCAATATCAATGCTAACAATGTTGAGCAAAAGTTTAAACAAGAGATTCTGCCTTGTATTCAATGA
- a CDS encoding hydrogenase maturation protease yields MTNDQWVVIGYGNTLRRDDGVGQVVAMEVQEWGYLGVRSLPLHQLTPELAQTLATVDGAIFVDAYPVSGETATVQVFPLRSEDADTISVGHHCDPRSLLALAQVLYNHSPSAWLVTIPAVDFEFGETLSPIAQQGVTDALIHIHRLLAIPAESPTRKSSGCVEMKEL; encoded by the coding sequence ATGACAAATGACCAATGGGTGGTGATTGGCTATGGGAATACGCTGCGGCGGGATGACGGTGTGGGTCAAGTTGTGGCAATGGAGGTACAAGAGTGGGGATACCTGGGAGTGCGATCGCTTCCCCTGCACCAACTGACTCCAGAATTGGCACAAACCTTAGCTACGGTGGATGGGGCGATTTTTGTGGATGCTTATCCGGTATCTGGAGAGACAGCCACGGTGCAAGTCTTTCCCCTGCGATCGGAGGATGCTGATACAATCTCGGTCGGGCATCATTGTGATCCGCGATCGCTGTTAGCGTTAGCCCAAGTCCTTTATAATCATTCTCCCTCCGCTTGGCTGGTTACTATCCCCGCTGTTGACTTCGAGTTTGGCGAAACCCTCTCACCCATTGCCCAACAGGGAGTTACCGACGCCCTGATTCATATTCATCGCCTGTTGGCAATACCAGCGGAATCGCCAACTCGAAAATCATCCGGTTGCGTCGAGATGAAGGAGTTGTGA
- a CDS encoding PAS domain-containing protein has protein sequence MTSNDKSLWELLWRYDPNGLIVVDKDMTIKLVNPAFCKMFNVEQEAAIGESASTILTDVSDFQRVWDNDEVIQGKEKEYANHQLYVREVIFPIKEENIIAAILVNMSYELQRKRELIKVKRETVEKVNEVVDNQMKVVQEIAGILGETTATTKVSLLKIIQMVEQEMG, from the coding sequence ATGACAAGTAATGATAAGAGTTTGTGGGAATTATTGTGGCGGTATGATCCCAACGGTTTGATTGTCGTGGATAAAGATATGACAATCAAGCTGGTAAATCCTGCCTTTTGCAAAATGTTTAATGTGGAACAGGAGGCGGCTATTGGTGAGTCCGCCTCCACTATTTTGACAGATGTCAGTGATTTTCAACGAGTCTGGGATAATGATGAGGTGATTCAGGGGAAGGAAAAAGAGTACGCTAATCACCAACTTTATGTCAGAGAAGTTATTTTTCCGATTAAAGAGGAAAATATAATTGCAGCTATTTTGGTGAATATGAGTTATGAGTTACAGCGTAAGCGAGAATTGATCAAAGTTAAGCGAGAAACGGTGGAAAAGGTTAATGAGGTGGTGGATAATCAAATGAAAGTTGTCCAAGAAATTGCGGGGATATTGGGAGAAACAACGGCAACGACGAAGGTGAGTCTATTGAAGATTATTCAAATGGTGGAACAGGAGATGGGGTAG
- the pflA gene encoding pyruvate formate-lyase-activating protein, giving the protein MQSSISQSPIATPKTSVKGRIHSLESCGTVDGPGIRFVIFTQGCPLRCLYCHNPDSRCIREGQEVTVDELMTQIPKYRSYMRFSGGGVTITGGEPLMQPEFVREIFRRCQDQGIHTALDTSGYVNLDVAKPVLDHVDLVLLDIKSFDPKIYFKITNVSLEPTLAFAQYLSEIKKPTWIRFVLVPNLSDNLESIEGLAQFVSSLGNVENVEILPFHKMGEYKWQQLGYDYQLKDTPSPTPQQVQQVMEIFQRQGLHVQ; this is encoded by the coding sequence ATGCAATCATCAATTTCTCAATCCCCAATCGCCACTCCCAAAACCTCTGTAAAAGGACGCATTCACTCCTTAGAAAGCTGCGGTACGGTGGATGGTCCAGGTATCCGCTTTGTTATTTTTACCCAGGGTTGTCCCTTACGTTGTCTCTATTGTCACAATCCGGATAGCCGCTGTATCCGTGAAGGTCAAGAGGTTACCGTTGATGAACTGATGACCCAGATCCCAAAGTATCGTTCCTACATGCGCTTTTCCGGCGGCGGCGTTACCATAACAGGGGGTGAACCCTTGATGCAGCCGGAGTTTGTCCGCGAAATTTTCCGACGCTGCCAAGACCAAGGGATTCATACCGCCCTAGATACGTCGGGTTATGTCAATTTGGATGTCGCTAAACCCGTGTTGGATCATGTCGATTTGGTCTTGTTGGACATCAAATCCTTTGATCCCAAAATTTATTTTAAGATTACCAACGTTTCCCTAGAACCGACACTCGCATTTGCCCAGTATCTGAGTGAGATTAAAAAGCCAACCTGGATTCGCTTTGTCCTAGTTCCCAATTTATCCGATAACCTAGAGAGTATTGAGGGATTAGCCCAGTTTGTCTCTAGCTTGGGTAATGTGGAAAACGTAGAAATTCTGCCGTTTCACAAAATGGGAGAGTATAAATGGCAACAACTAGGGTATGACTATCAGCTTAAAGACACACCCTCGCCAACCCCCCAACAGGTGCAGCAGGTTATGGAAATCTTTCAAAGACAAGGGTTGCATGTGCAGTAA
- the menD gene encoding 2-succinyl-5-enolpyruvyl-6-hydroxy-3-cyclohexene-1-carboxylic-acid synthase yields the protein MLIDFRNTNTVWASILVETLTRLGLTTAVLCPGSRSTPLTVAFAQHSQVEAIPILDERSAAFFALGVARKSGLPVALVCTSGTAGANFYPAIIEARESRIPLLILTADRPPELRDCHSGQTIDQVKLYGNYPNWQTELAVPSLEIGMLRYLRQTVIHAWERSRFPTPGAVHLNCPFRDPLAPIPDPAATRLQSQFQADDFFGAVTPASVHPSSPVSGQTIPYSDWQACDRGLIIAGLAQPQNPKAYCHAVAQLSQTLNFPLLAEGLSPLRNYANLNPYLISTYDLILRNRRLAQQLTPTIVIQIGELPTSKELRAWLNTYQPQRWIIDPCDHNLDALHGKTTHLRISIEEIGQWLTTNNKKDMAVGAGLTDNVVDKTDNRTTPTPIEEQGKTVSQQNPHYLQKWCDAETQVRAAVDQTMAEMTQLFEGKAAWILSQCLPTGTPLFIANSMPVRDVEFFWSPGNTEIQPWFNRGANGIDGTLSTALGIAHRNQSAVMLTGDLALLHDTNGFLFKNKLIGHLTIILINNNGGGIFEMLPISDFEPPFEEFFATPQHIDFRQLCLSYRVEHQRIESWQQLQQLLSSLPSKGIRVLEIPTNRKTDATWRKNHLGSFVVKEP from the coding sequence ATGCTAATTGACTTTCGTAATACCAATACTGTCTGGGCTTCTATACTGGTGGAAACGTTAACGCGGTTGGGATTAACTACAGCCGTCTTATGTCCCGGTTCACGTTCCACCCCGCTTACTGTTGCTTTTGCACAACACAGCCAAGTTGAGGCAATTCCGATTCTCGATGAACGTTCGGCGGCGTTTTTCGCCTTGGGAGTTGCCCGAAAATCGGGGTTACCTGTGGCGTTGGTTTGTACTTCGGGGACAGCCGGGGCGAATTTCTATCCCGCGATTATTGAAGCACGAGAAAGCCGGATTCCTCTATTAATTTTAACCGCAGACCGTCCCCCAGAACTGCGCGATTGTCACTCTGGGCAAACTATTGACCAAGTAAAACTCTATGGCAATTATCCCAACTGGCAAACCGAATTAGCTGTACCATCTCTGGAAATCGGGATGTTGAGATATCTGCGACAAACCGTAATTCACGCCTGGGAGCGATCGCGCTTTCCTACTCCCGGTGCAGTACATTTAAATTGCCCCTTTCGTGATCCTCTAGCACCTATTCCTGATCCAGCCGCTACTAGGTTACAATCCCAATTCCAGGCTGATGACTTCTTTGGGGCGGTTACTCCCGCATCTGTGCATCCCTCCTCTCCTGTATCTGGGCAAACGATTCCCTACTCAGATTGGCAAGCGTGCGATCGCGGTTTAATTATTGCAGGTTTAGCCCAACCCCAAAACCCCAAAGCCTATTGTCATGCTGTTGCCCAACTCTCGCAAACCCTAAACTTTCCCCTATTAGCAGAAGGGCTTTCCCCCCTAAGAAACTACGCCAACCTAAATCCTTATCTCATTTCTACTTATGATTTAATTCTGCGGAATCGCCGACTCGCTCAACAGCTTACACCGACTATTGTTATTCAAATTGGCGAACTTCCCACCAGTAAAGAACTACGCGCTTGGTTAAATACTTATCAACCCCAACGCTGGATTATTGACCCTTGTGATCATAACTTAGATGCTCTCCATGGGAAAACCACGCATCTGCGGATTTCTATCGAAGAAATTGGACAATGGCTAACCACGAATAATAAAAAAGATATGGCTGTAGGGGCGGGTTTGACAGATAACGTTGTGGACAAAACCGATAACAGAACCACACCCACCCCGATAGAGGAACAGGGGAAAACCGTATCCCAACAAAACCCACATTACCTGCAAAAATGGTGTGATGCAGAAACGCAAGTGAGAGCAGCCGTTGACCAAACCATGGCAGAAATGACTCAATTATTTGAAGGAAAAGCCGCCTGGATACTCTCTCAATGTTTGCCCACAGGGACACCTTTATTCATTGCCAATAGTATGCCCGTGCGGGATGTAGAATTTTTTTGGTCTCCAGGAAATACAGAGATTCAGCCCTGGTTTAATCGTGGTGCTAATGGAATTGATGGAACCTTATCAACAGCATTAGGGATTGCTCACCGGAATCAAAGTGCGGTGATGCTAACAGGAGACTTAGCCTTATTACATGATACCAATGGCTTTTTATTCAAAAATAAACTGATCGGTCATCTCACCATCATTTTAATCAACAATAACGGCGGTGGTATTTTTGAGATGTTACCCATTTCCGACTTTGAGCCACCCTTTGAAGAATTCTTTGCCACACCCCAACATATAGACTTTAGACAATTATGTTTAAGCTATAGGGTAGAACATCAACGTATTGAATCGTGGCAACAATTGCAGCAATTACTGAGTTCATTACCGAGTAAAGGAATTCGAGTCTTAGAAATACCCACAAATCGCAAAACAGACGCAACGTGGCGGAAAAACCATCTAGGTTCGTTCGTAGTAAAGGAACCTTAG
- a CDS encoding bifunctional acetate--CoA ligase family protein/GNAT family N-acetyltransferase, with the protein MVKPLKPTTDPAYDILRSERQPLHSFFAPDTVAVIGATDKEGSVGRTLLWNLMSNPFGGTIFPVNPKRHSVLGIPAYSSIKDIPDPVDLAIIAIPAPFVPGVVQECVEVGVKSAIIISAGFKEIGPKGVELEQQILETARGKMRIIGPNCLGLMSPRSGLNATFASTMARPGNLAFISQSGALCTAVLDWSFWENVGFSAFISIGSMMDVNWGDLIYYLGDDPHTHSIVIYMESIGDARSFLSAAREVALTKPIIVIKTGRTEAAAKASASHTGSLAGSDDVLDAAFRRCGVVRVNTISELFDMAEVWAKQPRRPKGPRLTIITNAGGPGVLATDALISAGGALAELSEDTVTALNEILPPHWSHGNPIDILGDADPDRYTKALDIAVEDPNSDGLLVILTPQAMTDPTQIAEQLKPYAQKAGKPVFASWMGGSETKTGETLLNRASIPTYPYPDDAARLFNLMWQYSYNLSGIYETPILPSSEETGPDRALAQQMIETARKAGRTILTELESKQLLAAYNIPIVHTGVAKTEENAVNWANSLGYPVVLKLFSETITHKTDVGGVQLNLTDEEAVRWAYNRIQSTVTEKVGAEHFLGVTVQQMVHQDGAYELIIGSIVDPQFGPVLVFGSGGQLVEVFKDRAIALPPLNTTLARRMIEQTQIYKALKGVRGRQAVDLAELEQIMVRFSQLVIEQRWIKEIDINPLQASSDRLIALDARIILQDLDVEENQLPKTAVCPYPRQYVTPWQLNDGTPVKIRPIRPEDEPLIVQFHQTLSEESVYLRYFSLMKLSRRIAHERLTRICFIDYDREMALVADYKDPETKKHQILGVARLSKMHGINEAEFAMLISDPYQRRGLGTELLQRIIQVGRQEKLTRITADILAENVPMQKVAEKVGFHLERAGNDLVKAEIRL; encoded by the coding sequence ATGGTTAAGCCACTTAAACCAACCACCGATCCAGCGTATGATATTCTGCGTTCGGAACGTCAACCTCTGCACTCCTTCTTCGCCCCCGATACCGTTGCTGTGATTGGGGCGACGGATAAAGAGGGCAGTGTGGGGCGAACCCTGCTATGGAATTTAATGAGTAATCCCTTCGGGGGAACCATTTTTCCAGTCAATCCCAAACGCCATAGTGTCTTGGGAATTCCTGCTTATTCCAGTATTAAAGACATACCTGATCCCGTGGATCTGGCGATCATTGCCATACCCGCCCCTTTCGTACCCGGAGTCGTCCAAGAATGTGTTGAGGTTGGCGTCAAAAGTGCGATTATTATTTCAGCGGGATTTAAAGAAATTGGTCCGAAGGGAGTCGAGTTAGAACAACAAATCCTGGAAACCGCCCGGGGCAAAATGCGAATTATTGGTCCGAATTGCCTGGGTTTAATGAGTCCGCGCAGTGGGTTAAATGCTACCTTCGCCAGTACCATGGCGCGTCCGGGTAATTTGGCGTTTATTAGTCAGAGTGGGGCATTATGTACCGCTGTCCTAGATTGGAGTTTCTGGGAAAATGTGGGCTTTAGTGCCTTTATTTCCATTGGTTCGATGATGGATGTGAATTGGGGGGATCTGATTTACTATCTCGGTGATGATCCCCACACCCATAGCATCGTCATTTATATGGAATCCATTGGCGATGCGCGATCGTTCCTTTCAGCGGCGCGGGAAGTGGCATTAACCAAGCCGATTATCGTAATTAAAACCGGGCGCACCGAAGCCGCTGCCAAGGCATCAGCCTCCCATACCGGTTCTTTAGCCGGAAGCGATGATGTCCTCGATGCTGCCTTCCGCCGCTGTGGTGTAGTTCGCGTGAATACTATCTCCGAACTGTTTGATATGGCAGAGGTGTGGGCGAAACAACCCCGTCGTCCCAAAGGACCTCGCTTGACCATTATTACCAATGCTGGGGGACCAGGGGTGTTAGCAACAGACGCCTTAATTAGTGCGGGTGGTGCATTGGCGGAACTCTCTGAGGATACGGTAACTGCCCTTAACGAAATCCTGCCCCCCCATTGGAGTCATGGTAATCCCATTGATATTCTCGGTGATGCTGACCCCGATCGCTATACCAAAGCTTTAGATATTGCGGTTGAAGATCCCAACAGCGATGGCTTGTTGGTGATTCTCACGCCTCAAGCCATGACAGATCCGACTCAGATTGCCGAACAGTTAAAACCTTATGCCCAGAAAGCTGGTAAACCCGTGTTTGCTAGTTGGATGGGAGGATCAGAAACCAAAACTGGGGAAACCTTACTCAACCGTGCCAGCATTCCCACCTATCCCTACCCCGATGATGCGGCGCGGTTATTTAATTTAATGTGGCAGTACAGCTACAACCTGAGTGGGATCTACGAAACGCCGATTTTACCATCATCCGAAGAAACCGGACCCGATCGCGCTTTGGCGCAGCAGATGATTGAAACGGCACGCAAGGCGGGACGGACGATTCTGACGGAGTTGGAATCGAAACAACTCCTCGCTGCCTATAATATCCCGATTGTACATACTGGGGTGGCAAAAACAGAAGAGAATGCGGTGAATTGGGCGAATTCCCTGGGATACCCGGTGGTGTTGAAACTCTTCTCGGAAACTATTACCCATAAAACTGATGTGGGTGGGGTTCAGTTAAATCTCACCGATGAAGAAGCGGTGCGCTGGGCGTATAACAGGATTCAATCAACGGTGACGGAGAAAGTCGGTGCCGAACATTTCTTAGGTGTTACGGTTCAACAAATGGTGCACCAGGATGGTGCTTATGAACTGATTATTGGCAGCATCGTTGATCCCCAGTTTGGACCCGTGTTAGTCTTTGGGTCTGGGGGACAGTTAGTTGAGGTATTCAAGGATCGGGCGATCGCGCTACCGCCCCTGAATACCACCCTAGCGCGGCGGATGATCGAACAGACGCAAATCTATAAGGCACTCAAAGGGGTGCGGGGGCGTCAAGCCGTTGATTTAGCCGAACTTGAGCAGATTATGGTTCGCTTTAGTCAATTGGTGATTGAACAGCGTTGGATCAAGGAAATTGATATCAATCCCCTGCAAGCATCTTCGGATCGACTCATCGCCCTAGATGCCCGGATTATCCTCCAAGATCTTGACGTTGAGGAAAACCAACTCCCGAAAACGGCGGTTTGTCCCTATCCTCGGCAGTACGTCACCCCATGGCAGCTTAATGATGGTACGCCCGTGAAGATTCGTCCGATTCGTCCAGAGGATGAACCTTTAATCGTGCAATTCCACCAAACGCTATCGGAAGAAAGTGTCTATTTGCGTTATTTCAGCTTAATGAAGCTGAGTCGGCGGATTGCCCATGAACGATTAACCCGCATCTGCTTTATTGACTATGATCGGGAAATGGCACTGGTGGCGGACTATAAAGATCCGGAGACGAAAAAGCATCAAATCTTGGGCGTGGCGCGATTGAGCAAGATGCATGGGATTAATGAAGCGGAATTCGCTATGTTAATTAGTGACCCCTATCAGCGTCGCGGCTTAGGGACGGAATTACTGCAACGCATTATTCAAGTGGGTCGCCAAGAGAAACTGACGCGGATTACTGCTGATATTCTGGCAGAAAATGTGCCGATGCAGAAGGTGGCGGAAAAAGTGGGTTTCCATCTCGAACGGGCAGGTAATGATTTAGTCAAAGCCGAGATTCGTTTGTAG